GCAAAGTGACCTTTCCGGGCAAAGCCTGCTGCGCTCGAAAGTGCCACCAGCTGAAACCAGAACGCATGGTAAAGGGAGCTGGCACACTTGTCATGCGACGAAAAGATGGGTTTTCCAGCTAAGCATTGTCGCTGGATGTTCCCGCGACACCGTCGTCAGTAACCTCGGCATTTTCCAAGTGCAAGCGGCAGTGTGGTGAACCGTCTCCTCAAAAGGCGGCCTTGAGAGACGCGCCAAGTTTCCTTGTCGAATCCGTTTTCATGTCCCAATGATCCAGCTGCCGATTCTCTGGCGTGAAGTAATTCGCAGAACGGAAAATAAACCCTCAGCTTTGTGCTTCGAATCACCCTCTGGCACTCTCGCAATTTCTTTACGCTGCGCCCGGTTCCCGTTCGTAGACTTCCGAGCCCTGTCATCCTGACGTTACGGTGCGTCTAGTACAATACCGTTCTAAAACCCTGAGGCGGAGATGTCGCGTGGTCGTTAGCAGAGTTTTCTTGCAGCCTGCCGTCGCGGGAACCCAGACATCTTGAACGTTCTCCAACACAAAACAGACTCAGGGTTTCTTACTAGGCGTGTGTTCTTTGACAAGCCAAAGTGTCCTCACTCCTTTCGCAGCTATTGAAACTCTATCGGAATTGGAGTTGGGTGTGACCCTACTGCGCTATGTGCACCATCATTTGTGGCTGTCAACAGCAGTATGTCGAGGACCAGGAAGAGAACTTACAGGCGACGACAAACGTTTGACCAATCCGGCGCACCCTGAAAGAAACACCTTGCGGTGTTTTAACAGCTGCAGCTTCCTCCTTCTATTTGGAACGGAGAGCTGAGTACACaattttttctgtttcgacGGGGCCAGGACACCGAAGCGTGGTTCTCAAAGGCCGCGTCCTGTTTTAGCGATGTGTCGACATTCAATGCTTCCTTCCAGTTTCGAATTTTGGAGGAGAATACGTCATGTTCTCTGGATACCGATCCCACCTGTCAGTCTGCCTTGATAGAACTCGTCTATTGAGCGCTGTAGACCCTCCCTTAGTTCCCCCGCAAAGCACGATTCTGGCCATTTCCATTTTTCCTGAATGAACGCTTGCATTCAGCAGCCACTGCACCACCGCAAACGAACCATGGCACAGATCAGTGTGCCTCCTTTCTACAAAGTGGTCGGCTCCGGACTCCTTAATAAGCGCAAATCCTGCCAGTCTAGACAGCGTCGCGGTGTAACTCTGTTCCTCGTTGCTTCCCTtgtcctctgccttctgccGGCTTGCTGCTCACAAAGCCAGCCCACAGGACAGACGACTCCAGAGGCGCCTAACACGCCGAAAGATAGGCCTGAAATAGAGAACTTGGGGATTCCGTCATTGACAGCGGGCGGCAGCAAAGAAAAGCTGCACAGCGCAGAGGAAAACACCCGAGGAAGCCCCGTTTGGAGCCGCGACACCACTGCGCTGTTTTCGATTCCGCCTTCACAGGAGAATGGTGATGATTCGACACGAGAATCGACGGGACAGCGCGACAAGACGGCCGCTGCAGACACCGGAAATCCCAATGTCCTCATCGTCTGTGGGCGCAGTACTTGTGACAAGTAAGCACTAAACACAGGCTCTCTCGACTCTCAGTTGATGATTCATCTTGACTGATTGTGTAGAAGCCGCCAATGTAGGGGGTGTTTACGGCGCACTAGGGTGAAAGTCGCGTGAACACCTTAAACGTATGTCGAAAACGCGGTACTTTGATAGATAAAGCAGTAGGTACGGGTAAATGGGTACACACATCGGCTTTTTCCAGTGTCGATTGCGGATTTACCGGCTTCTCATATcccagaagcagcagcacaTTACAGAATAGAGGTTGGTGTTTAGGGTTTGCGTTTACGTCTATTTGGGCAGCGGGGAGCAGAAGCCAGGCCAATGTAATTATCGAGCGCACGGTAGCAAACCGATCGTTGCTATGCTCTGCAGCTTTAAACAGCCGCTTCGGTTCGTAGCACCCAGTGTTTTGCCTGAATTAgcagtctgcatgcgcataaAAAGCATTAGCGAACACACTACCAGGGGACTATATAGTCACCGTCAGATCGGCGGTCTCGAACGTCGAGAAGACAACTCTTCTGAAGACTGGTATTTAACAAAGGATAGGACGGGTGAATACTCGTTTCCGAGGACAATGGATGGTCGCTAGACCCACCGATCCTACTAGTAGAGAGCCCGAAAACGGCGTGGCTGAAAAGGACATCCACCTGTCCAGGAAATGGTCacctctcttcgtttctgctgtTCGCCACGTGCGAACACAACGGCAACGTTctagagaaagacaaagataTCCACTGGGGATCCGCTATAGCGCTCGGTCTAATGTCCGGGTGTTCTTGGTGTCCTGCAGGCGAGCACTGGAGAATGCCGCAAGAGAGGCGATGGAACGGGCCGCAAACGATCGGTATCGCTATAAGACACAGGGCATAAATGGTGATTTCGGAAATCCTGACAAAGTGTTTCAGGGCCAGAGTCAAGGACCGGAGAACCCCCAGGCGGGCGCGAGGAAGAATACCGAAGAAGTGTGGGCACAAACAGGTTCTCAGCCGTTTCACGTTTCCCTCTTTTACGGAGAGGAACTGAGGAAGCTAACTGACGAACACGCAGAAGGGGAAACGCGACGTCAGCGAGTCGTGGATGGTGCAGCCGACCCTTCCAAGAGAAATGATACTCTTAGATCGGAGGCAGACGACCAAACAGCGAAAGCCGAAGAAAACCAAGGAAACACACTCTCTGGCAGCGACACACGCAGAGATGCGCAAACACGGGAACGCGTTCAATTGTCAGAAAGCCTGGAAGGCGCTGAAAACCGTTCGCCGCCCCCACAGCCTGGAGATAGATTTTTGTCCCCGTCTCGGAAATTTCCAACGTTTGCAGCTTCAGGCTTTCCACGGCCTGACgactctgcttctgcttctgccacGACTTCACCTCTTCCTTCGGATGCTTCCACCTTCCAATCCAGTGAAGGTCATCGATCTCTACGCCTGTCGCCTAGCCGGGCATCTGCCCTTGACAAACCTGTAGTGGACAGAACAGacgggggagaagaggggacTGGCAAAGGCAGTATGCCGAAACCAATGCACACCAAACACGACTTCAAGGGCAGAAGTTTCCACGGATCTGCTGTCACTCAAGTCCGCTACGTCCTCTGGGGTAACAGCTCGCAAGGCTCGGACGAAACTGCCACTCCCAGCAGCTTTGAAGATGAGAAAAGTCAGCCGACctccgaggaagaaaacaaaggtgAGGGTAAAGTGCGCAAGAATGTCGAGAGTGTGTGCACCGTTGACGGCGCGACTCTGCACCACCTTTCCTGCGAGGTCATCCGCCTTCACGCATGCTACACTGTCATCGATCCACATCTCCTGGCGGTAAGCATCGATAGCCAGGGAAAGATGACAGAACTGAAGAGGACTGTAACCACTACTGTGAAGAGACAGTATTCACAGACCACGTTTCGGAAAactgagagaggaaaaccTCCGGGAAATCCACGCTTATGTCCTCGAGAGCCGCCCGCTCTTCGCCGTAGGGTCTGCCTCCATTGCATCGCAGTGAGAACAACCAGAACTGGTCTTCTAGTCGGGTCCGCTCTTGCCTGTATTGTACGTGTATGCAATTCTTTGCACTCGATCAAAGTTACGCAGTTTTCTGGTCCGTATAAGTCACTCCAGATCGAGACATACCCTGACCAAAGAAACCGAGGTAGCACCGCCAACCACGTGCTTCGTATTGACTCTTGGAGCAATTCTGGTGCCTGTTTGCGAGTTTACCTCTTTCGTTGTAGATTGCCCCTTATTCTGCAGACCTATTTACGAGAAGCGCCCTGCGTCGAGTCCGTCGGCTTTGACCAGCAGGCAGCGCCGTGCAttgtggaagaagaaacaaagccGCTGTTCGTTCCCTCGCTCCGTCCACTGCACGATGACAGCGAGCCGTTGACAGAATTCAGCTTCCctgctgttttctctgcttccgacGACACCGCGGGGTTCCGCGAACTCGTCTCCGACACTTGGGTCGAGCGTCGCAAAGAGTTGCTCGGAAACAAGGGCGAAGACGGCAtcaaaagagaggaagaaaatcAGCCGGAAGACCCGGAagacgtcgaagaagagaaacaccgATGGAGAGGCCCACGCGACTCAAGTTACGCAGACGCGTGGACAAAAGTCGTGAGGCGGTTCAAAGGGCTGCCCAACGACCCTCTCCTCTTGTGGCTTCCCCAGTGGGAACTGCTGAACCGAGTAACAGGCGTGGACGCGAGTCTCGCCTGGAAACGAACCAAGGGTACTTTTTAACGATCACTTCTACGAGACAAACAGAAGGACGCGCCTTTCCATCCAGTACTTATTTCTATGGCATAGAGAAGATAGAACGAGATCGATCGACAGGAAGAGTGTCGTCATCTGTAGAAAGAGTTCTTTAGAGTTTTCTTGAACCGCAGACACAGTCGAGAAGTTTCCCCATCGAGTTCCACGCGTGTAGGTTTTTGCAGACACCAGATCGTGTGCAGCTGCTTTCTGGCGAAAGCGCCATTTTACACAGCGTTCATCGCCTAGGCAGATGTCCATGTAGCGTGCAATTCAGGTTCCCCGAGAAGCCTGAACGCGCGACGCGCACATGCGATAAGATTTCTTCACCGCCACATTAAGGGAGACATCCAACCGCGGAGATTGGAAACTAAAATGgctggaggaagagcgcCCCCTATAATACTCAAGCAGATCACTCTATTTCCCGAACGCCTCaccgacagagaaacacggGCTTCTCAGGCAGAAAAGACCCAAAGCGATGGGCGAAAGCGAAGCAGGGTTGCCTTGGGAGACGTGTGAGCTCAATGGGCATAGTCAACAGGTGGAACACAGccgaaaaggaggagaagaaaaacaaatcaAGGGATCCAAACACATACCGTTGGGTGTCAAAGATCAGCAAATCTAAGTCGAGTTCTGTCGCACGTGCTTTTCCACTTCGCTTCAGGCGGCTCGGGGTCGATTGAGGAGCAGCCCGCTAACACAATTGCCCTCGTTGACTTTGGATTTCAACTGAGTAAGGACATGTGTAAGAGCCCTAGCCGTTTCCTTCGCATGCATGTCCACAtagaagaaacgaaaatctcttcatctccccgTCGAGCAAACACCACATAGCAAATGCATCCCAGCTGGAAATTTCCCCCGCTCCCTCCCCCCCCGCAAAAACTGGgttctgtttgtctcttcgtctgatTTTTCTGCACTGCCGGGCCTTGTCTGGcgctcttccgtctcttgtTGCCTTTGGGTATGTGCCGTTGCTCCCCGCTCTGTCGTGGCGTGTCTCTGCCTCACCTGCGGCcgcctctcccttcgttctttccttgtcttcgGCGTTTTGCGGCTTCCGCgttcctcccctcttcttccgcacTGCTGGACTTCGTTTATCACCTGCTCCTGCACTTTTTCTAGCGCTTGCGAGTTTCGATCCTTCCCTCCTAATTGCTCTAAATgatctttctctcgtcttcgtctcgttccTTGTGCGTGCGAGTGAACTGAGAGGCTCGGTGGCGCAAATGGCGGAGATGCAGTCACGATTTTCGCGCCTGGTCCTCCATTTGCTTTTCCCTCCTTTCCCCTTAccctttccttgtctctAACAAGACCACGAAGACCTCTGGCACAAATGGTGGAGAAATGCTCAAGTCGGTGCGGTGACGGGAACTGCAGAGTGGCCCGACAACTGTGCCGACGGCATCGACAACGACGAGAACGGCTACGTCGACGACTGCTTCGGATTCGTAAGTCCTTCGACGGAGCGATGACATTCGCCTGCTCGACACCGCAAAGGATCTGTCTTAGATAATTCTTTCGACCATTTCTCTTGTGCCACAGATGATCTCTATAAACACAAACTTACGCAGAGTACCGAGGGACGCTGTTGAGCTTCGCCTCCTAGACACACACTCTCTTCCATTCTCGTATTATGTCCCCAACGCCATTCCTTGACATAACACATATGCACattaatatatatacgtatatatatatatacgtagaaAAGCATGCCTTTAATTGGAGACAGCTTCGTACAACCATTTTTTCTAGCTGCGTATTGACGAGTGCTTCGAAATAGATTCTGAATTCTGGACCTATATCCttgtatacatacatttatacGGGACTGAAAAAAAGAGTTTTTCTTATAGTGACTTGAGCGTCGCTATTTGCAGAGAGGACGTCGTGAGTGGTCCGTTGTGCCTTCTCTAGATTTATTTGATGAACGACGGTCTGCGGGACCTGAAAGAACTTTACGAGAATTTCACCTTTTGTTTTTCCCTCATGTGTTCCTCTCAGTCTTTTGCAGACTCTGGAGGCTCCCAAAGAAGTCTCCTTGGCAAACATGGGACAGCTGTGGCAAGTCACTGTTGTGCAGGGACCAATAACGCGCTCGGTGTTGCTTCAGTTGGGTGGAATCTCAGACCCATGGCTCTCCGTGTAGATGTAAGGAATCACAGATAACCGACTTTCTCTCCAGACGTAGGAATGGTTCCGGTCTATCCCTGGGGTCATTTGGATCTGGGTGCTCAAAACGACTTCGAACTCAGTGATATTCAGATAAAGTGCATGTGAAGAGTCGTAAAAACTTCCATGCATGGCGATGGGCTGACTGTGCACTACACCACCACGAGCTTTGCGGCTTAAAGCGGGCGAAAGCGTCTGATTTCACTACCCCACGACGTCAACGTTTTGCCACATCGATTTCGCATGTCGAGCTGCTTCAGAACTGCATTGAAATGGAACAGCGGTTCTTGCAATACTCAAACGTACATACCACAGTGAGACTAAGAAAGCAAATGTAAGGGTGATGCACACAGGAGGACCTACTGTGTGAAGAAACTGGCATACCAGGATCTACAAATGATTCGCCTGGTcaagagaaaggcaggaaaGGAACATTAGTTTTTTCGACTGACGGGAACTCTGTAAAAGGTTCACGTTTCCTTCCCCAGTTCAGTAGGCTGCCCATTCAAATAGAAGTTCCGACACTGAGGAGTACAGGCACCTACAGGGAGGCCATGCGAAGCGAGTGGTGTCTAGAACTGGGCTTTCTGAGAACGAACGTTATTTTCTGTTTTGTgagcagaaaattgtgaaGATGGTATGTTAAAGATGATGCAACTGATGAAGAGGTAGAACCCACAGAAAATCATGTGTGTTAATATAACCAAAACAATCAGGGCAACGGTGCACAGTTACGATGGCACTTATTGCTGAAATGTAACGACGCCAATACAGTGTACACACCGTGGTCGAGGCGCTTGCTTACAAATCACTTCGCCTGTCGTTGGCTTGTTTCAGCTCAGATTGATTTGCacaaggagacgcagactgGATTGCATGTTGTCTCGGGAACCATAAAAAGTTTTCTTTGAacggcttctctttctctcaggGGTCGTACTCTCAAATTGCTGAGGCCGTGAACTACGCCGCAGACAAAGGAGTTAAGGTTATCAATCTGAGCTTGGGAGGCCCCGCGTAAGTTTTGGCCGTTAGCGAGGGAAGGGGAAAATGAAGGACTGAGGCAAACAAATGTCGAACCAGAAAAACAGGTTTTCTGGCGGCTGTCTGGGGTCCGACCGGTACAGTTGCTTTCCACGAACGAGCAATCACACGGAGGTATCTCCTTCACACCCAAATCCGTCTTGACCAGTCTACGTGTCTACCATTTTACCCGTATTGGCCTATATCTCTATATGCGTCTACGCATGAGTTCCCGTTTACTGATACCTCTCTTCAAAAGAATCTATAtcttctcttcacctgcATACATTTATGCATGTCTGTGAGTCCGGACCCTTTTCTCTCATATGTACATCATGGCGTGTGTGCTGGTTTCCTTagttctctcccgtttcgcAGCGCATGCGTATTCCTAATCCAACATTTCGACCTACCTTCCGCGCGTCTGCCCAGCCCTCGCGTGGACGGCTTTCGGGGCAATCCTCTCTTTGCTA
This window of the Toxoplasma gondii ME49 chromosome VI, whole genome shotgun sequence genome carries:
- the SUB5 gene encoding subtilisin SUB5 (encoded by transcript TGME49_240240~Gene product name based on ToxoDB Community Expert Annotation.); this encodes MNACIQQPLHHRKRTMAQISVPPFYKVVGSGLLNKRKSCQSRQRRGVTLFLVASLVLCLLPACCSQSQPTGQTTPEAPNTPKDRPEIENLGIPSLTAGGSKEKLHSAEENTRGSPVWSRDTTALFSIPPSQENGDDSTRESTGQRDKTAAADTGNPNVLIVCGRSTCDKRALENAAREAMERAANDRYRYKTQGINGDFGNPDKVFQGQSQGPENPQAGARKNTEEVWAQTGSQPFHVSLFYGEELRKLTDEHAEGETRRQRVVDGAADPSKRNDTLRSEADDQTAKAEENQGNTLSGSDTRRDAQTRERVQLSESLEGAENRSPPPQPGDRFLSPSRKFPTFAASGFPRPDDSASASATTSPLPSDASTFQSSEGHRSLRLSPSRASALDKPVVDRTDGGEEGTGKGSMPKPMHTKHDFKGRSFHGSAVTQVRYVLWGNSSQGSDETATPSSFEDEKSQPTSEEENKGEGKVRKNVESVCTVDGATLHHLSCEVIRLHACYTVIDPHLLATYLREAPCVESVGFDQQAAPCIVEEETKPLFVPSLRPLHDDSEPLTEFSFPAVFSASDDTAGFRELVSDTWVERRKELLGNKGEDGIKREEENQPEDPEDVEEEKHRWRGPRDSSYADAWTKVVRRFKGLPNDPLLLWLPQWELLNRVTGVDASLAWKRTKGGSGSIEEQPANTIALVDFGFQLNHEDLWHKWWRNAQVGAVTGTAEWPDNCADGIDNDENGYVDDCFGFSFADSGGSQRSLLGKHGTAVASHCCAGTNNALGVASVGWNLRPMALRVDGSYSQIAEAVNYAADKGVKVINLSLGGPASPILRRMVEQADKRNITLVVAAGNHRCDLGQIEERGCRSDDGSLKGYPAAYSDTFLNMISVGATDKEGRVASFTNFDSSPAHDRIQVMAPGRELPSCSDGKDANNEYLSMSGTSFASPIVAAIVGLLRLKRPDLPPRAVRSLLVNSCKVTDDASLASHCECGGVVSAERALKLAGIGQDRAPEAQHKSAEAAQSEE